In the genome of Coraliomargarita algicola, one region contains:
- a CDS encoding IclR family transcriptional regulator: MSSKNNPAVSKAIAVVQYVADSKEPVSVKELSYALEVPQASCYRIVRTLLEKNWLRQDMNGGLSIAFGLAHVARGYSDLEMRLKELDAPVKRLASELNMSVKLTLREGHYATTALRAESINPNAITTPVGSRFHLAVGSAAAALLSQLSDREIELGLDSAPKEVWPRQTREHVWERVRACREYGVCADLGLQHPAIYAASTLLKITDSLVVALTAVGWQDDFEGEKLQAVFDRLLRASDTIPQLL; the protein is encoded by the coding sequence ATGAGTTCTAAAAATAACCCAGCAGTGTCGAAAGCAATTGCAGTCGTTCAGTATGTGGCCGATAGCAAAGAGCCGGTAAGTGTTAAGGAGCTTTCCTATGCTCTGGAGGTACCACAGGCATCCTGTTACCGGATCGTGCGTACCTTATTAGAGAAGAATTGGCTGCGTCAGGACATGAACGGAGGGCTTAGTATTGCGTTCGGTTTAGCGCATGTGGCCCGTGGTTATTCGGACTTGGAGATGCGTCTCAAAGAGTTGGATGCGCCTGTGAAGCGTTTGGCTAGCGAACTCAATATGTCAGTTAAATTGACATTACGCGAAGGGCATTATGCGACCACGGCCCTGCGTGCGGAGTCGATAAATCCCAATGCGATTACAACGCCCGTTGGTTCGCGTTTCCATCTTGCCGTTGGTTCCGCGGCGGCGGCTTTGCTATCACAGCTGTCTGATCGGGAGATTGAGTTAGGACTTGATTCGGCTCCAAAGGAAGTTTGGCCGCGTCAGACGCGTGAGCATGTATGGGAGCGCGTGCGAGCTTGCCGTGAATACGGTGTGTGCGCTGATTTAGGCTTACAGCATCCAGCGATTTATGCGGCTTCGACGTTGCTGAAGATAACGGACTCGCTGGTAGTCGCATTGACAGCTGTCGGCTGGCAGGATGATTTCGAGGGGGAGAAGCTGCAGGCTGTCTTTGATCGCCTTTTGCGGGCTTCTGATACGATTCCTCAATTGTTGTAA
- a CDS encoding Gfo/Idh/MocA family protein, with product MMATIQPGTHNTADVTQQEQAPKPRTLAVALVGVSGYGNAHYKLIKRAAERGLFQLKAATIINQAEEAEKCSEIESMGGRIYDDFARMLTDFKDKIDLCFIPTGIHHHAEMTRLALNAGANVYVEKPAAATIQLVNSMLDAEANSDQFVAVGFQHVYDPAARWVKQSILDGAIGQIHSIKSRALWPRSKSYYSRNNWAGKLQLASECVLDSPFNNALAHPLNLMCFFAGEKLHKSAMPQTVQAELYRAYEIESPDTACIRIQTTNGIRMHFYASHSCPSKENPTIEITGASGTILWSMERAQLLRNGIIEAEIPCANFKDMLGIIGESMFKRYSDSSILTCTLEMAKAHTLCVNAAHESSSIHTIPTQYLETIPSPEGEEFISIQNIQSITHQAYQNELLFSELNIPWAKSTTAFQLSNYTSFHLPVEGCHQTHLPEQCDYNN from the coding sequence ATGATGGCCACCATTCAACCAGGCACACACAACACAGCCGATGTGACTCAACAAGAACAAGCCCCAAAGCCCCGCACACTGGCAGTCGCGCTGGTCGGAGTATCTGGCTACGGAAACGCACACTATAAACTCATAAAGCGGGCCGCCGAGCGAGGCCTTTTCCAACTCAAAGCAGCCACAATCATCAACCAAGCAGAAGAAGCCGAAAAGTGCAGCGAGATCGAATCAATGGGCGGCCGAATTTATGACGACTTCGCACGAATGCTCACTGACTTTAAAGATAAAATCGACCTTTGCTTCATCCCCACAGGCATTCATCACCATGCCGAAATGACCCGCCTTGCGCTCAATGCCGGCGCCAATGTCTATGTCGAAAAACCCGCTGCTGCGACCATCCAACTCGTCAACTCCATGCTCGATGCGGAGGCGAACAGCGATCAATTCGTGGCCGTCGGATTCCAACATGTTTACGATCCGGCAGCACGCTGGGTAAAGCAATCAATACTCGACGGTGCCATCGGTCAAATTCACTCGATTAAGTCACGCGCGCTTTGGCCCCGCAGCAAGTCCTACTATAGCCGCAACAATTGGGCAGGCAAATTACAGTTAGCCAGTGAATGCGTGCTCGACTCCCCATTTAACAATGCACTAGCCCACCCACTCAACCTCATGTGTTTCTTTGCCGGCGAAAAACTGCATAAATCGGCGATGCCACAAACAGTGCAAGCAGAACTCTACCGCGCATACGAAATTGAAAGCCCAGACACAGCCTGCATCCGAATTCAAACAACTAACGGAATCCGCATGCACTTCTACGCAAGTCACAGTTGCCCAAGCAAAGAGAACCCAACGATTGAAATCACTGGCGCATCCGGTACGATTCTCTGGTCAATGGAACGCGCACAACTCCTGAGGAACGGTATCATCGAGGCTGAGATACCATGCGCCAATTTCAAAGACATGCTCGGCATTATCGGCGAATCGATGTTTAAGCGATACAGCGATTCAAGCATATTAACCTGCACTCTGGAAATGGCAAAGGCACATACCCTCTGCGTCAATGCAGCCCACGAATCATCCAGTATCCATACAATTCCGACACAGTATTTGGAAACAATTCCCAGCCCCGAGGGTGAAGAATTCATCAGCATCCAGAACATTCAAAGCATTACCCATCAAGCATATCAGAATGAGCTACTGTTCTCCGAACTAAACATCCCCTGGGCAAAAAGCACCACAGCCTTTCAGCTCTCGAACTACACCAGTTTCCATCTTCCAGTCGAAGGTTGCCATCAAACGCATCTACCTGAACAGTGCGATTACAACAATTGA
- a CDS encoding glycoside hydrolase family 36 protein produces MPNSTMQVSRPYIRPESIRSLDPTQKIDSSVSTTHIVEGLAEHTVTIHLKAKKSPGPVHIDWYVPLVDIAGKWHPTIGSDRSLTSGWTQTIQNYATYSAPVYSLFSAQSENRHTFALSDAINPTGIRVQVEEDDATINCRIVLFDSPWPEIDSYRITIRIDERALPFHKAVASTADWWAKMDAYTPAPVPAAAYDPVYSSWYSFHQELSDQAIEENCKWSKGYNCKTLILDDGWQTDDSNKGYDYCGDWEVATSKFPDFKSHVAQVKAMDMRYMVWFSVPFVGKKSKAWHRFSDRVLPKAFKPAPCLDPRFAEARQMLINCYRDALIDWNIDGFKLDFVDRFTAEAEVQSTQETADMVAVPAAADRLFTDIITELRAIKPDVLIEFRQDYIGPAMRKYGNMLRAHDCPNDALSNLVRTIDLRLLAGNTAVHSDMVMWHPEESVERAAQQLWAILFSVPQISVRKGVTPAPHEGMLKNFMSLWVERKELLLHGELTPLQPQKLYPAVHAENAEEHLVAVYQDDYVVQLPELSTPKLTLINATQKPKLYLEQATQKNTYQGTVHNCLGETMGHISLKDPAGIRKIQIPASGYALLSH; encoded by the coding sequence ATGCCCAATTCCACCATGCAAGTTTCACGCCCCTATATCCGCCCTGAATCCATCCGATCCCTGGACCCCACGCAGAAGATCGACTCAAGCGTGTCGACAACACACATCGTTGAAGGCCTAGCAGAGCATACCGTCACCATTCACTTGAAAGCGAAGAAAAGCCCCGGGCCAGTGCATATCGACTGGTATGTTCCCCTCGTCGACATCGCAGGCAAGTGGCATCCAACCATCGGAAGTGACCGCTCACTCACATCAGGATGGACCCAAACCATACAGAACTATGCAACCTACAGTGCGCCCGTTTACAGCCTCTTCTCCGCACAAAGCGAAAACCGCCACACGTTCGCACTTTCAGACGCCATCAACCCCACGGGCATTCGCGTGCAGGTCGAAGAAGACGATGCTACGATCAACTGCCGGATCGTGCTCTTTGATTCCCCATGGCCGGAAATCGATTCCTACCGCATCACCATCCGAATCGACGAACGCGCACTCCCCTTCCACAAAGCAGTTGCCTCGACTGCCGACTGGTGGGCCAAGATGGATGCCTACACGCCGGCACCAGTCCCCGCGGCAGCCTATGACCCGGTCTACTCTAGCTGGTATAGTTTCCATCAGGAACTGAGCGATCAGGCAATTGAAGAAAACTGCAAGTGGTCGAAGGGCTACAACTGCAAAACCCTGATCCTGGACGATGGCTGGCAAACCGATGATAGCAATAAGGGCTACGACTACTGCGGCGACTGGGAAGTTGCGACCAGCAAGTTTCCCGATTTCAAATCGCATGTCGCCCAGGTCAAGGCAATGGACATGCGCTACATGGTCTGGTTCTCGGTGCCATTTGTGGGCAAGAAAAGCAAGGCATGGCATCGCTTTAGCGACCGGGTGCTCCCGAAAGCATTCAAACCGGCCCCCTGCCTCGATCCACGCTTCGCCGAAGCCAGACAGATGCTCATCAATTGCTACCGCGATGCGCTGATCGATTGGAACATCGATGGCTTCAAACTGGACTTTGTCGACCGCTTTACAGCCGAAGCCGAGGTTCAAAGCACACAGGAAACCGCCGACATGGTCGCCGTCCCCGCGGCAGCCGATCGGCTCTTCACGGACATCATCACCGAACTGCGCGCAATCAAGCCTGACGTCCTCATCGAGTTCCGCCAGGATTACATCGGCCCGGCCATGCGTAAGTATGGCAACATGCTGCGCGCGCACGACTGCCCCAACGATGCCCTCAGCAATTTGGTCCGAACGATCGACCTTCGCTTACTCGCAGGCAACACCGCCGTGCACTCCGACATGGTGATGTGGCACCCGGAGGAAAGCGTCGAACGCGCCGCGCAACAACTCTGGGCCATCCTGTTCTCCGTGCCTCAAATCTCCGTCCGGAAAGGCGTCACCCCTGCGCCCCATGAAGGCATGCTGAAGAACTTCATGTCACTCTGGGTCGAGCGCAAAGAGCTGCTACTGCACGGCGAACTGACACCACTGCAGCCACAAAAGCTCTATCCAGCGGTCCACGCGGAGAATGCTGAGGAACACTTGGTCGCGGTCTACCAAGACGACTATGTCGTTCAACTCCCCGAACTATCCACACCAAAACTCACGCTTATTAACGCAACACAAAAGCCCAAGCTCTATCTGGAGCAGGCGACCCAGAAAAACACTTACCAAGGAACAGTTCACAACTGCCTGGGCGAAACCATGGGGCACATCTCCCTCAAAGATCCAGCAGGCATACGCAAGATCCAGATCCCCGCGTCCGGCTACGCACTATTAAGCCACTAA
- a CDS encoding right-handed parallel beta-helix repeat-containing protein, whose translation MKKLPPYLPFFFAAFILMLCNLGHSNELLLNPDFEEGMLHWSGASLEETAVYSGVNAARLDQMTYWISAMQQVDCEPGQVIFFGGYVKSEGLVQGNAGIRLVFYDANDQFISDIDTAQVTGTTAYALLEASEGELVPPGADYAKFQLYVSQSATPQGSVYFDALYCDVFSHKALVVNSNGGFEDGYNGWAKGNASLATGSDAFEGGYASSIEHGSFWKKTWYEFACDSSQEYALSFAFATDAATSNGKVEMRYFDSSDALLQIDELVSLTGTNPYALYYLDGLTPPVNVSYARFYFATTQPGTGTSYLDDVLITTDPSGLVSSDLIEQDLVNLLPDSGFELGVSDWNGGVQVESGTVGAGQQAGRFSGKSFFKSYHHDLVSATAGKAYSIRFDAAITDVAVSPSVFFEFIAADQSTVLQAVDTQTHFTGTAPYRSFVSPYYLAPAGTNYIKLRVTFPKDNDGAYFYMDDVQLLESQNLPVRLVPTYEAISVYATRATPVTDEVAHVYYREAGEGTWLEGLELVYDASRSEYRGSVIGLQEGTDYEIQVVLEANGSVLEEAGSTVSTWQADPVIAQTIALSSLYSSGQLLIENMHGEPDGWIRITGTESGDVDGGYADDVALLIRNSSYLIFEDIEVVGGRRHAVEVTMSEHIRLLNCEMSGWGRMPNYTDGIYFYETEAELNSGNEDLSINKDAGVHLNVCSQVTIERCYMHDPRPRANNWEGRNHPRGPTAVLVQNIAGVNDLIMKGNHVVRWNDLIGSDEIRWNDVIEGENNKSDFGSFYRDSDVYGNMLTFGNDDATEMDGGQMNTRYYNNRLENCYVGLSLAPCRVGPSYVYKNVMFNLGDDRGSCFSIVKLGGGDTHSKGKSYFFNNTLYSIGNGITGVGFGSDSNKGMFLGMSRNNIIQCLSTRLDYNRTIKDSEKNPWNSFDYDNLSSNGLAVANVEYAAGQEPNGILDNAPTFVNAATGDFRLQAGSAGIDDGLGILNFADQFAGAAPDQGAIEHGGSSLIPPRPIAVSADQYLVELLGEANGATTPVDVIVSSGALSGSLSYTVKMNDSVSWLSVSPSVGTLNANSSQTFTLTLQTAGLSAGDRLKATLLVKFENGFSIPITVNANIN comes from the coding sequence ATGAAAAAGCTCCCCCCATACTTACCGTTCTTCTTTGCCGCCTTCATTCTGATGCTATGTAATCTAGGGCATTCGAATGAGTTGCTGTTAAATCCGGATTTCGAAGAGGGCATGCTCCACTGGTCCGGAGCTAGTCTGGAAGAGACTGCGGTCTATTCGGGAGTGAATGCGGCCCGATTGGATCAAATGACTTATTGGATAAGTGCTATGCAGCAGGTTGACTGTGAGCCCGGGCAGGTAATTTTCTTTGGTGGCTATGTCAAGTCGGAGGGGCTGGTTCAAGGCAACGCAGGCATTCGCTTGGTTTTCTATGATGCCAATGACCAGTTTATATCCGATATCGATACTGCTCAGGTGACAGGGACGACGGCTTACGCCCTGCTGGAGGCGAGTGAAGGCGAATTAGTGCCTCCCGGTGCGGATTATGCGAAGTTTCAACTTTATGTCAGTCAAAGCGCGACGCCACAGGGTTCCGTATATTTTGATGCGCTCTATTGTGATGTGTTCAGTCATAAGGCACTGGTCGTGAACTCGAACGGTGGCTTTGAAGACGGCTATAATGGTTGGGCGAAAGGAAATGCAAGCTTGGCCACTGGGAGTGATGCCTTTGAAGGTGGCTATGCCTCGTCCATTGAGCATGGCAGCTTCTGGAAGAAGACCTGGTATGAGTTTGCTTGTGATTCGAGTCAGGAATACGCGCTGTCATTTGCTTTCGCGACGGACGCTGCGACTTCGAATGGCAAGGTGGAGATGCGCTATTTCGACAGTAGTGATGCATTGTTGCAAATCGATGAGCTTGTGTCGCTCACGGGTACCAATCCCTATGCGCTTTACTACTTGGATGGGTTGACGCCGCCTGTGAATGTCAGCTATGCGAGGTTTTATTTTGCAACGACTCAGCCGGGGACGGGCACCTCGTATTTAGATGATGTGTTAATTACGACGGATCCATCCGGATTGGTGTCGTCTGATTTGATTGAGCAGGATCTTGTCAACCTGTTGCCGGATTCAGGATTCGAGTTAGGCGTTTCCGATTGGAACGGAGGTGTGCAAGTGGAGTCGGGGACGGTTGGAGCCGGCCAACAGGCAGGGAGATTCAGCGGCAAGTCATTCTTTAAGTCGTATCATCACGATTTAGTGTCGGCGACGGCGGGGAAGGCCTACAGCATTCGCTTTGATGCAGCGATCACAGATGTGGCCGTGAGTCCGAGCGTGTTTTTTGAGTTTATCGCAGCGGATCAAAGCACCGTCTTGCAAGCTGTGGATACACAAACGCATTTTACAGGGACCGCACCGTATCGTAGCTTTGTGAGTCCCTACTATCTCGCCCCGGCGGGGACCAATTACATTAAACTACGTGTCACTTTTCCCAAGGATAACGACGGTGCTTATTTTTACATGGACGATGTCCAGCTTCTGGAGTCTCAGAACCTGCCGGTTCGCTTGGTGCCCACGTATGAGGCGATTAGTGTTTACGCGACTCGTGCGACGCCGGTGACGGATGAGGTGGCGCATGTTTATTATCGTGAAGCAGGCGAGGGGACCTGGCTCGAAGGATTGGAGCTGGTCTATGATGCCTCGCGTTCTGAATACCGCGGGAGTGTGATTGGTTTACAAGAGGGCACCGATTATGAGATTCAGGTGGTTCTTGAGGCAAACGGCAGCGTGCTGGAAGAGGCCGGATCGACGGTCAGCACCTGGCAGGCGGACCCTGTCATTGCGCAGACGATTGCCCTGTCCAGTCTCTATAGCAGTGGGCAGTTGCTCATTGAAAACATGCACGGCGAGCCGGATGGCTGGATTCGGATCACGGGCACGGAAAGTGGTGATGTTGACGGTGGCTATGCGGATGATGTCGCCTTACTGATCCGTAATAGTAGCTATTTGATTTTTGAGGATATCGAGGTCGTCGGCGGGCGTCGTCATGCGGTGGAAGTCACCATGTCGGAGCACATTCGCCTTCTGAACTGTGAGATGTCCGGCTGGGGGCGCATGCCAAATTACACGGACGGTATTTATTTTTACGAAACCGAAGCCGAGCTGAATTCGGGCAATGAAGACTTATCTATTAATAAGGATGCTGGTGTGCATCTGAACGTTTGTTCGCAGGTGACGATCGAGCGTTGCTATATGCATGATCCCAGGCCACGTGCCAACAATTGGGAAGGCAGGAATCATCCGCGCGGGCCGACTGCAGTGCTAGTGCAGAATATTGCCGGGGTGAATGATTTGATCATGAAGGGGAATCACGTCGTGCGCTGGAATGACCTGATTGGCAGTGACGAAATTCGCTGGAACGACGTCATTGAAGGCGAGAATAACAAGTCGGACTTCGGCTCTTTTTATCGGGACTCGGATGTCTATGGCAACATGCTGACTTTCGGCAATGATGATGCGACTGAGATGGATGGTGGGCAGATGAATACCCGCTACTACAACAATCGCCTGGAGAATTGCTATGTCGGTCTGAGTTTGGCGCCATGTCGCGTGGGACCTTCTTACGTTTATAAGAATGTTATGTTTAACCTCGGGGATGATCGGGGTAGCTGTTTCTCGATTGTGAAGCTGGGTGGTGGTGACACGCATTCGAAGGGGAAGAGCTACTTCTTCAATAACACCCTGTATTCGATCGGTAATGGCATCACAGGTGTTGGGTTTGGAAGCGATTCTAATAAGGGGATGTTCCTAGGGATGAGCCGTAATAACATTATCCAATGCTTGTCGACTCGTTTGGATTATAACCGGACAATCAAAGATTCTGAAAAGAATCCATGGAACAGCTTTGATTATGATAACCTCTCCAGTAATGGGCTAGCGGTCGCCAATGTTGAATACGCGGCGGGGCAGGAGCCGAATGGAATCCTGGATAACGCACCGACCTTTGTGAACGCTGCGACAGGTGATTTCCGTTTGCAGGCTGGCTCTGCAGGGATTGACGACGGCCTGGGTATTCTCAACTTTGCGGACCAGTTTGCTGGGGCTGCGCCGGACCAGGGTGCCATCGAGCATGGCGGGAGCTCCTTAATTCCCCCGCGTCCTATCGCAGTCAGTGCCGATCAATATCTAGTCGAGCTCTTGGGGGAGGCGAATGGTGCGACGACGCCGGTGGATGTAATCGTCAGTTCCGGCGCGTTGTCAGGCAGCTTGAGCTACACGGTAAAGATGAACGATAGCGTGAGCTGGTTATCAGTCAGTCCGAGTGTGGGCACTTTGAATGCGAATAGTTCGCAGACGTTCACACTCACGCTTCAGACGGCTGGCCTCAGCGCAGGAGATCGTTTGAAGGCAACTCTATTGGTGAAATTTGAAAATGGATTTTCGATACCGATTACCGTCAACGCAAATATTAACTAG
- a CDS encoding alpha/beta hydrolase: MSCLQRVYASVLLGWILLLTSLPVFGVEVIELWPGEVPASEGSKVEPIYDQVSARPDFMVLIYPAFLNQGEGNTLSDELVVNTETPPCFLFVAADDKHVNSSYVMARALADLGVPYELHVFLDGGHGYGMRDGNRAAETWPRLCLDWLNDFALGKR, encoded by the coding sequence ATGAGTTGCTTGCAGAGAGTCTATGCTTCGGTTTTGTTGGGGTGGATTCTATTGCTTACTTCATTGCCTGTGTTTGGCGTGGAAGTAATTGAGTTGTGGCCTGGTGAAGTTCCTGCTTCAGAGGGCTCCAAAGTAGAGCCAATCTATGACCAAGTCTCTGCGCGGCCCGATTTTATGGTTTTAATCTATCCGGCCTTCCTCAATCAGGGAGAGGGGAATACGCTAAGCGATGAGCTTGTTGTAAATACTGAAACGCCACCTTGTTTTCTGTTTGTGGCTGCCGACGACAAGCATGTTAACAGTAGCTACGTAATGGCCCGCGCTTTAGCTGATCTGGGTGTCCCATATGAGTTGCATGTCTTCTTAGATGGCGGGCATGGCTACGGGATGCGAGATGGGAACCGAGCGGCTGAGACCTGGCCCCGCCTTTGTCTGGATTGGTTGAATGACTTTGCTTTAGGCAAGCGTTAA
- a CDS encoding DUF1961 family protein has protein sequence MPPRIALLTLLLLPSMLQGTNESTSTPALDQVNWNSPVYQTGFDSETVLRDWRLEGGVSMRIENKRLLLETKGINTAPARDHHLVAWLEKEIPDNFYLEFDFRPKNKQQGLAIVFLNTRGIHGESIFDENLAPRDGIFVQYHSGDLNGYHLSYWSGERKGSNLRKNKGFHLVASGEDPVASDTTDKFHRIGILKKDASIRYYVDNALALEYTDDGKEYGPAWINSGWIGLRQMDHAHWCEYDNLSIYPLLP, from the coding sequence ATGCCACCACGCATAGCTTTACTGACGCTCTTACTGCTTCCATCAATGCTCCAAGGAACCAATGAATCCACAAGCACGCCAGCTTTGGATCAAGTCAACTGGAACAGTCCTGTTTATCAAACTGGTTTTGATTCCGAAACTGTCCTGAGGGACTGGCGACTCGAAGGCGGCGTCTCCATGCGAATCGAGAATAAGCGCCTGCTCCTGGAAACAAAAGGAATCAATACAGCGCCCGCACGGGACCATCATCTAGTGGCATGGCTTGAAAAAGAAATACCAGATAACTTCTATCTGGAATTCGATTTCCGTCCAAAGAACAAACAGCAAGGACTCGCCATTGTTTTCCTCAACACCAGAGGCATCCACGGCGAGTCCATCTTTGACGAAAACCTCGCACCGCGCGACGGCATTTTCGTCCAGTATCACAGCGGTGACCTGAACGGATACCACCTCTCCTACTGGAGTGGCGAACGCAAGGGCTCCAATCTGCGCAAGAACAAAGGCTTTCACCTAGTCGCGAGTGGCGAGGATCCAGTTGCCAGTGATACGACGGACAAGTTCCATCGCATCGGCATCCTCAAGAAAGACGCCAGCATCCGCTACTACGTCGACAACGCGCTGGCCCTCGAATACACCGACGACGGTAAAGAATACGGCCCTGCCTGGATAAACTCAGGATGGATCGGCCTACGCCAAATGGACCACGCCCATTGGTGCGAGTATGACAATTTGAGCATCTACCCCCTCCTGCCATAA
- a CDS encoding sodium:solute symporter family protein — MHLIDWLIVVIPVFIILCVAVYSRRYVRGVADYLAAGRVAGRYVISVGDMTSSLSVITLVALVEMKYQVGYALTFWEYFLIPVGIIMGLSGYCIYRFRETKALSIGQFLEMRYSRSFRVVAASIRTMAEMLTNAIGPAVAANFFIYFLDVPHTLSVFGLTLPTFTVVVGGFLCMAIVVMWPGGRISLLITDSFQGIISYPIFVIIGCYVLISFSWSGEIAPVMLDRVEGESFLNPFDVSKLRDFNIFALCVLVMSRILNRASWIGNDTSSCGRNPHEQKMAGILGAWREGFSTLMCLLIAITIITVMSHQNHADKAYEIRQQLSAKVASEVVTDQETLAKVKENIAALPITKHVIGEDPPLSREVNIDTPFKEAAQTALGTDGSGNLIFQKFRTLYNQMMMPVALRNMLPVGVAGLFCLLMVMLMLSTDDSRIFNASSTIIQDIVQPFLKEPLSPERHLLMLRCGSVAVAIFFFFCSFFMVQLDFINMFITIMTGVWLGGAGPVMVFGLYSRFGTTFGAYCALFFGSGISLLSIFVQRNWAETIYPWLSHVGWAEPLGVFLETVSRPFNPYIVWKMDAVKFPINSYECYFIAMCSGIIAYILGSFITYKKPYDLDRLLHRGAYSIDDEKHIGTKWTRKNFLSKLVGINPDYTRGDKFIAWSVFGYAIVYKMGFCFLFVLIWNFISPWPEHWWGHYFFYTTIVITAILAVISTFWFLIGGVIDIRRLFRDLNNRESDPLDNGRVEGDVSLADKATFEAIKRKKKEQGEVE, encoded by the coding sequence ATGCACCTCATTGACTGGCTGATCGTTGTCATTCCTGTTTTCATCATACTGTGTGTGGCGGTCTACTCCAGGAGGTATGTACGCGGGGTCGCGGATTATCTCGCCGCGGGGCGTGTGGCTGGTCGTTATGTCATCTCGGTTGGTGACATGACGAGTTCGCTGAGTGTCATCACCTTGGTTGCGTTGGTTGAGATGAAGTATCAGGTGGGCTACGCGCTTACCTTCTGGGAGTATTTTTTGATTCCAGTTGGTATCATTATGGGGCTTTCGGGATACTGCATTTACCGCTTTCGTGAAACGAAAGCGCTTTCGATTGGGCAGTTTCTTGAGATGCGTTATAGCCGCAGTTTTCGTGTGGTTGCCGCATCGATTCGAACCATGGCTGAAATGTTGACCAATGCCATTGGCCCGGCTGTTGCCGCTAACTTCTTTATCTACTTTTTGGATGTGCCGCATACATTATCAGTTTTCGGTCTCACTTTACCGACCTTTACCGTGGTCGTTGGCGGCTTCCTTTGTATGGCGATTGTGGTGATGTGGCCCGGAGGGCGTATCTCACTGTTGATTACAGATTCTTTTCAGGGGATTATCTCTTATCCCATATTTGTGATCATTGGGTGTTATGTGTTGATTTCATTTTCCTGGAGTGGAGAAATTGCTCCAGTCATGCTGGATCGGGTCGAAGGTGAAAGCTTCCTGAATCCATTCGATGTCTCTAAGCTTCGTGATTTTAATATTTTTGCGCTTTGTGTGCTAGTCATGTCACGCATCCTGAACCGGGCGAGTTGGATCGGTAACGATACTTCCAGTTGTGGACGCAACCCGCACGAGCAGAAGATGGCGGGCATTTTGGGGGCGTGGCGTGAGGGGTTCAGCACGCTCATGTGTTTGCTGATTGCGATTACAATCATCACCGTAATGAGCCATCAGAATCATGCAGACAAAGCGTATGAGATTCGGCAACAACTGTCTGCTAAGGTCGCGAGTGAGGTGGTTACTGATCAGGAAACTCTTGCCAAGGTGAAGGAGAATATCGCGGCCTTGCCGATTACAAAACATGTCATCGGAGAGGATCCACCCTTGTCGCGAGAGGTGAATATCGACACGCCTTTTAAGGAAGCGGCACAGACGGCGCTGGGAACGGATGGTAGCGGAAACTTGATATTCCAGAAGTTTCGCACGCTCTATAATCAAATGATGATGCCGGTGGCTTTGCGGAACATGCTTCCGGTCGGTGTTGCGGGTTTGTTTTGTCTATTGATGGTGATGCTGATGCTGTCGACGGACGATTCACGGATCTTCAACGCGTCGTCGACGATTATTCAGGATATTGTTCAACCGTTTTTGAAGGAACCGCTGTCGCCGGAGCGTCATTTGCTAATGCTCCGCTGCGGCTCGGTTGCAGTCGCCATATTCTTTTTCTTTTGTTCCTTTTTCATGGTCCAGTTGGACTTCATCAACATGTTTATCACGATCATGACCGGCGTCTGGCTTGGTGGAGCCGGTCCGGTGATGGTGTTTGGTTTATATAGCAGATTTGGCACAACCTTTGGTGCTTATTGTGCGCTTTTCTTTGGATCTGGTATCTCGTTGCTATCAATTTTTGTGCAGCGAAACTGGGCAGAGACGATTTACCCATGGTTGAGCCACGTGGGCTGGGCTGAGCCTTTGGGGGTATTTCTCGAAACGGTTTCCAGACCGTTTAATCCCTATATCGTATGGAAGATGGATGCAGTGAAGTTTCCGATTAATTCCTACGAGTGCTATTTTATTGCGATGTGCAGTGGTATTATCGCTTACATTCTTGGTTCATTCATCACCTATAAGAAGCCGTATGACTTGGATCGCCTTCTGCACCGCGGTGCCTATAGTATCGATGATGAGAAGCACATTGGAACCAAGTGGACGCGGAAGAATTTTTTAAGCAAACTTGTAGGGATCAACCCAGATTACACACGTGGGGATAAGTTTATCGCATGGTCCGTTTTCGGATATGCCATCGTGTATAAAATGGGCTTCTGTTTCCTTTTTGTGCTGATTTGGAACTTTATTTCGCCATGGCCGGAGCATTGGTGGGGGCACTATTTCTTTTATACAACGATCGTCATTACCGCTATCCTCGCCGTGATCTCGACCTTCTGGTTTTTAATTGGAGGTGTAATTGATATCCGGCGTTTGTTCCGGGACTTAAATAACCGTGAGAGTGACCCCTTGGATAACGGTCGTGTTGAAGGCGATGTATCACTTGCAGATAAAGCTACGTTTGAGGCGATCAAACGAAAGAAGAAGGAGCAGGGCGAGGTGGAGTAA